Proteins encoded within one genomic window of Chloroflexota bacterium:
- a CDS encoding DUF4350 domain-containing protein, protein MRSRDFTTFIILFVLLVGVAVISATQRSAEDPRAERNIPATTYSADDNGALALHSWLNEVGYHTERIENTSSFDIGDDTRVLFILDPSETITAREVTAIMRWVERGNTLVIADNWSFNSDNLLRVLRVEINYVDRFVTRATVVQPVRGLGATQVVVNASHEIKSSRDDAIVFLRADNLPALVTFPQGKGKVWVSSTPYLFSNAGLQDEENAALVLALVSDASRNSIVAFDEFHHGYRTVSADPGSASLNALIFQTPWGWALIFALVVIVAYLFVGGQRFGRAMPLPQAIERRNPAEYVSAVARLLRRGGKRAMILNHYRRQIKRVLGRPYHLNPDLSDDEFVAELARYREVDRAALLATLRELSPQRVNEKSLVKLAAQAIQATERAPTPALPRHGQGRE, encoded by the coding sequence ATGCGATCACGCGATTTCACCACATTTATCATTTTGTTCGTGTTGCTCGTCGGCGTCGCGGTTATCAGCGCAACTCAGCGTTCGGCGGAGGATCCGCGCGCCGAGCGCAACATCCCTGCCACGACGTACTCGGCGGACGATAATGGCGCGCTCGCGTTGCATTCATGGCTGAACGAGGTTGGTTATCACACCGAGCGCATCGAGAACACATCGTCGTTCGACATCGGCGATGATACGCGCGTGCTGTTCATCCTCGATCCAAGCGAAACGATAACGGCAAGAGAAGTCACCGCGATCATGCGCTGGGTCGAGCGCGGCAATACGCTCGTCATCGCGGATAATTGGTCGTTCAATAGCGACAACTTGTTGCGCGTGTTGCGCGTGGAAATCAACTACGTGGATCGTTTTGTCACGCGCGCGACCGTCGTCCAACCGGTGCGCGGGCTTGGCGCGACGCAAGTGGTGGTGAACGCGTCGCACGAAATCAAATCATCGCGCGACGACGCGATTGTTTTTCTGCGCGCGGACAACTTGCCGGCGCTCGTCACATTTCCACAAGGCAAAGGCAAAGTCTGGGTCTCGTCCACGCCGTACTTGTTCAGCAACGCAGGTCTGCAAGACGAGGAAAATGCCGCGCTCGTGTTGGCGTTGGTGAGCGACGCATCGCGCAACAGCATCGTCGCCTTCGACGAATTTCATCACGGCTATCGCACCGTGTCCGCCGATCCTGGGTCGGCGTCGCTCAACGCGTTGATCTTTCAAACGCCGTGGGGCTGGGCGCTGATTTTCGCGCTCGTCGTAATCGTCGCGTACCTGTTTGTGGGCGGTCAGCGTTTCGGTCGCGCGATGCCGTTGCCCCAAGCCATCGAGCGACGCAATCCCGCCGAGTACGTCAGCGCGGTCGCGCGGTTGTTGCGGCGCGGCGGCAAGCGCGCGATGATTCTGAATCACTATCGTCGTCAGATCAAACGCGTGCTCGGCAGACCGTACCATCTCAATCCCGATTTGTCCGACGACGAATTTGTCGCGGAACTTGCGCGCTATCGCGAGGTGGATCGCGCGGCGTTGCTCGCCACGTTACGCGAGTTGAGTCCGCAACGCGTGAACGAAAAATCGCTCGTCAAACTTGCCGCGCAAGCGATTCAAGCGACAGAGCGCGCCCCCACCCCAGCCCTCCCCCGTCACGGACAGGGGAGGGAGTAA
- a CDS encoding glycoside hydrolase family 3 protein → MDPLTRREFLAYSAAALAWLAGCAPMSQTIQTPAPTQGANVIPTPDHLDQMIGQMILVGFRGLIAKDDSPIVRDIRTGCVGGVVLFDFDVATASPVRNVQSPEQLKTLNAVLQRAATTPLLISIDQEGGKVARLKEKAGFPANVSAQHLGVQNDLATTRRYAETMAQALVNAGINLNLAPVVDVNTNPQNPIIAKYERSFSVEPGIVADHALEFIRAHHKLGVLTTLKHFPGHGSSREDSHLGLVDVTKTWARSELNPYAKIIQAGECDVVMTAHVFNANLDGHYPATLSKKIIGGILRDELGFDGVVMSDDMQMGAIAQKYGFENAVQLAIDAGVDILAFANNSLFFDENIATRAFTVVQRLVREGKVSRARIEQSYTRVMRLKARL, encoded by the coding sequence GTGGATCCTCTCACTCGCCGCGAATTTCTCGCGTACAGTGCCGCCGCGCTCGCGTGGCTTGCCGGTTGCGCGCCCATGTCGCAAACGATTCAAACACCCGCGCCGACCCAAGGAGCAAATGTGATCCCCACCCCGGACCATCTCGATCAGATGATCGGACAAATGATTCTCGTCGGCTTTCGCGGCTTGATCGCAAAGGACGACAGTCCTATCGTGCGCGATATTCGCACGGGGTGTGTCGGCGGCGTCGTGCTGTTCGATTTCGACGTGGCGACGGCGAGTCCGGTGCGGAACGTGCAATCGCCGGAGCAACTCAAGACGCTGAATGCCGTGTTGCAACGCGCGGCAACCACGCCGTTGTTGATTTCGATTGACCAAGAGGGCGGCAAGGTCGCGCGACTCAAAGAAAAAGCCGGTTTTCCGGCGAACGTCTCCGCCCAGCACCTTGGCGTGCAAAACGATCTCGCGACGACGCGGCGCTACGCCGAGACGATGGCGCAGGCGCTGGTAAACGCGGGCATCAATTTGAATCTCGCGCCGGTCGTGGACGTGAACACGAATCCACAAAATCCGATCATCGCCAAGTACGAACGCAGTTTCTCCGTCGAACCTGGCATCGTCGCCGACCACGCGCTTGAATTCATTCGCGCGCATCACAAACTGGGTGTGCTGACCACGCTCAAGCATTTTCCCGGGCATGGGAGTTCGCGCGAGGACTCGCACCTGGGTTTGGTAGATGTGACAAAAACCTGGGCGCGGAGCGAACTCAATCCATACGCGAAGATCATTCAAGCCGGCGAGTGTGATGTCGTGATGACCGCGCACGTATTCAACGCGAATCTGGATGGACACTATCCGGCGACGCTCTCGAAAAAAATCATTGGCGGTATCTTGCGCGATGAACTTGGATTCGACGGCGTCGTGATGTCGGACGATATGCAGATGGGCGCGATCGCGCAAAAGTACGGTTTTGAGAACGCAGTGCAACTTGCGATCGACGCCGGTGTGGATATACTTGCATTTGCCAACAACTCGCTTTTCTTCGACGAAAACATTGCGACGCGCGCGTTCACGGTCGTTCAGCGCCTCGTGCGCGAGGGCAAGGTCAGCCGCGCGCGCATCGAGCAGTCGTACACGCGTGTGATGCGCTTGAAGGCACGGCTGTGA
- a CDS encoding DUF4129 domain-containing protein produces MKRYAIFFAFGVLLLTLTPARANSPVTLVEYQRAVTTALDLVQQAELQPTTVRAPLLMRAANLLAEISQVQTDAGTVTVNNDALVAELKAVAQNPYQPLTSPRNRLRALRDAVAPSPLAATDDERAKLREIFNRPPFRVFDNPVGQLLNEFLRWLRAGTRTAGDALFSARDLFAVGGLVVMVGVLAFFIRNLRKTIAAEEILPTQGEVALTAREALARAQNFVAGGDYRSAMRLLYLAALLSLDERGALKYDPSWTNREHLRALAPHPMLAAALAPIVETFDRVWYGFANVTPDEFAEFRRQVQAIREIRN; encoded by the coding sequence ATGAAGCGTTACGCGATTTTTTTCGCGTTCGGCGTTCTTTTGCTCACGCTCACCCCGGCGCGCGCCAATTCGCCCGTGACGCTCGTCGAGTATCAGCGCGCGGTGACGACCGCGCTCGATTTGGTGCAACAAGCCGAGCTGCAACCGACCACGGTGCGCGCCCCGTTGCTCATGCGCGCGGCGAATCTGCTCGCGGAAATTTCGCAGGTGCAGACGGATGCCGGGACGGTGACGGTCAACAACGACGCGCTCGTCGCCGAATTGAAAGCAGTCGCGCAGAATCCGTACCAGCCGCTCACATCGCCGCGCAATCGTTTGCGCGCGTTGCGCGATGCGGTCGCGCCGTCGCCGCTCGCCGCGACGGACGACGAACGCGCGAAACTGCGCGAGATTTTCAATCGTCCCCCGTTTCGAGTGTTCGACAACCCGGTCGGGCAACTCCTCAACGAGTTTTTGCGTTGGTTGCGCGCGGGAACACGCACTGCCGGCGACGCGTTGTTCAGCGCGCGCGATTTATTCGCGGTCGGCGGTCTCGTCGTCATGGTCGGCGTCCTCGCGTTTTTCATCCGCAATCTACGCAAGACCATCGCGGCGGAAGAAATCCTGCCGACCCAGGGCGAGGTCGCGCTGACCGCGCGCGAGGCGTTGGCGCGCGCGCAAAATTTTGTCGCAGGCGGCGATTATCGTTCCGCGATGCGCCTGCTCTATCTCGCCGCGCTCTTGTCGCTCGACGAACGCGGCGCGCTCAAGTACGATCCTTCGTGGACGAACCGCGAACATTTACGCGCGCTCGCACCGCATCCCATGCTCGCCGCCGCGCTCGCGCCGATTGTCGAGACGTTCGACCGCGTGTGGTACGGTTTTGCCAATGTCACGCCGGACGAGTTTGCAGAATTTCGTCGGCAGGTGCAGGCGATTCGGGAAATTAGAAATTAG
- a CDS encoding glycerophosphoryl diester phosphodiesterase membrane domain-containing protein, giving the protein METTALRPMGIGDILDRAINLYRRNFITLMGIAAAVTVPVAALQVIGVLLAVPLDFLSPNLSPSRTTAALATAGYLGMFGVFFIAMIIAILASVFEAAAMVLAVSEALFGRALTIRDAYRRAFRRGWSLLGGMLILGLMNGLVLGLYLACAIVPLVTAAVGARTNPSLSAATSVAFVLLACVGIAPLFLALAFVNVRFLFVPQVIMLEKLGALDGLRRSWRLGKGSFWRVLLIAFLLYVFVLILSAVPSYAISFVGLLMPSVIIQAVLNATVSTVIGVVTTPLYLAVLTLLYYDLRIRHEGFDLELRAQEMLAPTEPTP; this is encoded by the coding sequence ATGGAGACCACCGCGTTACGCCCGATGGGCATCGGCGACATTCTCGACCGCGCGATCAATCTCTATCGTCGCAACTTTATCACGTTGATGGGTATTGCCGCGGCAGTGACCGTGCCGGTCGCGGCGCTGCAAGTGATCGGTGTGCTTTTAGCCGTCCCGCTCGATTTCCTTTCGCCGAATCTGTCTCCCTCGCGCACGACCGCCGCGCTCGCGACTGCCGGTTACCTGGGTATGTTCGGCGTGTTTTTCATCGCCATGATTATCGCGATCCTCGCGTCCGTGTTTGAAGCCGCGGCAATGGTGCTTGCCGTGTCGGAAGCGTTGTTCGGGCGCGCGCTGACGATTCGCGACGCGTATCGGCGGGCGTTTCGACGGGGCTGGTCGCTTCTGGGCGGCATGCTCATCCTGGGATTGATGAATGGACTGGTGCTGGGACTTTACCTGGCGTGCGCGATTGTTCCTTTGGTCACTGCCGCGGTGGGCGCGCGCACTAATCCATCGTTGAGTGCGGCGACGAGCGTTGCGTTTGTATTGTTAGCATGTGTGGGGATCGCGCCGCTATTTCTTGCGCTCGCCTTCGTCAACGTGCGTTTTTTATTTGTGCCCCAAGTGATCATGCTCGAAAAACTGGGCGCGCTAGACGGCTTGCGCCGTAGTTGGCGCTTGGGGAAAGGTTCGTTTTGGCGCGTCTTGCTCATCGCGTTTTTGTTGTACGTGTTTGTCCTCATCCTCTCGGCAGTGCCCAGCTACGCCATTTCATTCGTCGGGTTACTGATGCCTTCGGTCATCATTCAAGCCGTCTTGAATGCGACGGTCAGTACCGTGATCGGTGTCGTCACGACGCCGCTCTACCTGGCGGTGTTGACCTTGCTTTATTACGATTTGCGAATTCGCCACGAAGGATTCGATCTCGAACTACGCGCGCAAGAAATGCTTGCGCCAACCGAGCCAACCCCATGA
- a CDS encoding 2-dehydropantoate 2-reductase gives MKIAVMATGGVGGYLGALFAKNGNEVTFIARGAHLHAIRANGLTVTSISGDVSVRPARATDNPAEVGTVDWILFAVKTYDTASAAQTIRPIMGSNTTVVTFQNGVESCDILAAAVGKEHVLPAPIQIESAITAPGVIAQTSSFRVVTVGELDGRITPRVEWLVAQLQSHGLDVTASDKMPAPIWAKMLFLASFSGLTTLARTEGSILFKQPQAQVALRAAMQEVFDVATAYGVPLAPDLIEQRMKFVLGIQPGMTASMHKDLLKGNRLEIDALSGAIVRLGAAKGVATPVHQTIYMALKQEDARAKLKSNSE, from the coding sequence ATGAAAATTGCAGTCATGGCAACCGGCGGAGTGGGCGGGTATCTCGGCGCGCTCTTTGCCAAGAACGGGAATGAGGTCACGTTCATCGCGCGCGGCGCGCATCTCCACGCGATCCGCGCGAATGGATTGACGGTCACTTCGATTAGCGGCGATGTGTCAGTTCGACCGGCGCGCGCTACGGACAATCCTGCCGAGGTCGGCACGGTGGATTGGATTTTATTCGCGGTGAAAACGTACGACACCGCATCCGCCGCACAAACGATACGCCCGATAATGGGATCGAATACGACGGTCGTCACATTTCAGAACGGCGTCGAGAGTTGCGACATTCTCGCGGCGGCAGTGGGCAAAGAACATGTTTTGCCCGCGCCGATTCAAATCGAATCCGCGATCACCGCGCCGGGCGTCATCGCGCAGACGAGCAGTTTTCGCGTCGTCACGGTCGGCGAGTTGGATGGACGCATCACGCCGCGCGTCGAGTGGTTGGTCGCGCAGTTGCAATCGCACGGCTTGGATGTGACCGCGTCGGACAAGATGCCCGCGCCGATTTGGGCGAAGATGTTGTTCCTCGCGTCGTTTTCCGGATTGACGACGCTCGCGCGCACCGAAGGTTCGATTTTGTTCAAGCAACCACAAGCCCAGGTCGCGTTGCGCGCGGCGATGCAAGAAGTGTTCGACGTGGCAACCGCGTACGGCGTTCCGCTCGCGCCGGATTTGATCGAACAACGCATGAAATTCGTCCTGGGTATTCAACCTGGGATGACCGCTTCGATGCACAAGGATCTGCTCAAGGGCAATCGCCTCGAAATTGACGCGCTCTCCGGCGCGATCGTGCGGCTCGGCGCAGCGAAAGGCGTCGCGACGCCGGTGCATCAAACGATTTATATGGCGCTGAAGCAAGAGGACGCACGCGCCAAGTTAAAAAGCAACAGCGAATAA
- a CDS encoding tetratricopeptide repeat protein: MPPIASDVKVYLLGDFRVEYLTQPVKLPTKQTKMVLAYLALERDQPVRREKLASLFWGRHAFEESRDRDNDDDDDHAVNLEKTVRASLRTALSSIRKALGHDIFVDDMETVQLNPARSVWIDAVEFKNQVERFAESPNDAGLLQLELYKGDMLPEFEDDPDEPWILPMRASLRDLYRDALLHAARRMRAIGEYDNAIAHAQKVLDLEASNEEACQHLMFSYFMQGHKNLALDQYRKLERALQNEFGEPEYAEPSSETKLLFNRIKQAKSRTVAAVAALTNLPNLLTHFIGREQETEQLKRLLLSAARLVTLTGAGGCGKTRLAIHVALDALEHYGEGVWWIELESLAREDALVPQAVAKVLGVREHSDRDLTQVLSEHLRMKQTLLVLDNCEHLLMACAKLCEQLLSACPHLQILTTSREILRVAGEHSFSVAPLTIPPEKNAATVESAKQFESVQFFLDRASIEKSNFALNEGNTPSVIQICRRLDGIPLAIELAAARLKTLSVEYIASHLNERFALLSKGPRTLPRHQTLRAAIDWSYDLLEPAEQRLLNELGVFAGWFTLEAVEQVHTQDDGQIQVREMLESLTDKSLVVLEIQSSGEARYRLLDTIRQYAREKLQVSKQLADAAFARMGKYYLDFAKQHQKDYVTLEQEWDNVSAGMRVMHRQKMWEEVIGYGHALTETGFARGFYSEARRIYPMVCQAAEELEEQEAYITSMLNWARAYIEQGFYPEAEEILTRLLRICREAADQSGIAGAQLHLARLEIERSNYDHARELLEECQSIRERLDDQAGLAEIMLAQSRIEYRFFRYDEAERLALQAFDILKTFPVTPQSIVALKRLALFARMKKDYDRAEQYCREAILFCEQLQDRGELGSTLFVLAQLRKARGDLQSAREYSEQSRDLMRIIGAPKSEAYVLDFLGWVYADLESYESAYRTGKQSLDLLRELHDDTGVVYACLHLGKTLRKMNRLSEACQLWAEALPTADKLKLPNAEELRALLDQHCAKSVA, encoded by the coding sequence ATGCCTCCGATTGCCTCCGACGTAAAGGTCTACCTGCTCGGCGATTTTCGCGTCGAGTATCTGACGCAACCCGTCAAACTGCCCACCAAACAAACCAAAATGGTCTTGGCGTACCTTGCCCTCGAGCGTGACCAGCCCGTTCGACGCGAAAAACTGGCTAGTCTTTTTTGGGGTAGGCACGCGTTTGAAGAGAGTCGCGACCGCGATAATGATGACGACGATGATCACGCGGTTAACCTCGAAAAGACGGTCCGCGCGTCACTCCGCACGGCGCTTTCTTCCATTCGCAAGGCATTGGGTCATGATATTTTCGTAGACGACATGGAGACAGTGCAACTCAACCCGGCGCGTAGTGTTTGGATTGATGCGGTCGAATTCAAAAATCAGGTTGAACGATTCGCCGAATCGCCGAACGATGCCGGTCTGCTTCAACTCGAGCTGTACAAAGGCGATATGTTGCCTGAATTCGAGGATGACCCGGACGAACCGTGGATTTTGCCCATGCGCGCATCACTGCGCGATCTGTATCGCGACGCGCTGTTACACGCCGCGCGACGGATGCGCGCGATCGGCGAATACGACAACGCGATTGCCCACGCGCAAAAGGTACTCGACCTGGAAGCGAGCAACGAAGAGGCGTGTCAACATCTGATGTTTTCCTACTTTATGCAGGGACACAAAAACCTGGCTTTGGATCAATATCGCAAACTCGAACGGGCTTTGCAAAACGAGTTTGGCGAGCCCGAGTATGCCGAACCCTCCAGCGAAACTAAACTCCTCTTTAATCGGATCAAACAGGCGAAATCGCGTACGGTCGCCGCGGTCGCGGCGCTGACCAATTTGCCGAATCTACTCACGCACTTTATCGGGCGCGAGCAAGAGACGGAACAACTCAAACGCCTTTTGCTTTCAGCCGCGCGACTGGTCACGTTGACCGGCGCGGGCGGGTGCGGCAAAACGCGCCTCGCCATTCACGTCGCGCTGGATGCGCTTGAGCACTATGGCGAGGGGGTGTGGTGGATCGAACTGGAATCCCTCGCGCGCGAAGATGCATTGGTTCCGCAGGCGGTCGCCAAAGTGTTGGGTGTGCGTGAACATTCGGACCGGGATTTGACCCAGGTTCTAAGTGAACATCTGCGGATGAAACAAACGCTCCTCGTGTTGGATAACTGTGAGCATTTGTTGATGGCGTGCGCGAAACTCTGCGAACAACTATTGAGCGCGTGTCCGCATTTGCAAATTCTAACGACGAGCCGCGAAATTTTGCGCGTGGCAGGCGAACACAGTTTCTCCGTTGCCCCGTTGACCATCCCGCCGGAAAAAAATGCGGCGACCGTCGAATCGGCAAAACAATTTGAATCCGTTCAATTTTTTCTTGACCGCGCTTCGATCGAGAAATCAAATTTCGCGCTGAATGAAGGCAATACCCCCAGTGTGATCCAAATTTGTCGGCGCTTGGATGGGATACCATTGGCGATTGAGCTCGCGGCGGCGCGGCTGAAAACGTTGTCCGTCGAGTACATCGCGAGCCATCTCAACGAACGATTTGCGTTGTTGAGCAAAGGTCCGCGCACGCTGCCGCGTCATCAAACCTTGCGCGCGGCGATTGACTGGAGTTACGATTTGCTCGAGCCGGCGGAACAACGTTTGCTGAATGAGTTGGGCGTTTTTGCCGGCTGGTTTACGTTGGAGGCGGTCGAGCAAGTCCACACGCAAGATGACGGTCAAATCCAGGTGCGCGAAATGTTGGAGAGTTTGACGGACAAGTCGCTGGTCGTTTTGGAGATTCAATCCTCGGGCGAGGCGCGCTATCGTTTGCTCGATACGATTCGCCAGTACGCGCGCGAAAAGTTGCAGGTGTCGAAGCAACTAGCCGATGCCGCGTTTGCGCGGATGGGAAAGTACTATTTGGATTTTGCCAAACAGCATCAAAAAGATTACGTGACCTTGGAGCAGGAATGGGATAATGTGTCAGCCGGGATGCGCGTGATGCACCGCCAAAAAATGTGGGAGGAGGTCATCGGCTATGGTCATGCGTTGACCGAAACCGGTTTTGCGCGCGGCTTTTATTCCGAAGCGCGCCGCATCTATCCGATGGTCTGTCAAGCCGCCGAGGAGTTGGAAGAACAAGAAGCGTACATTACTTCGATGTTGAATTGGGCACGCGCGTACATCGAGCAGGGTTTTTATCCCGAAGCGGAGGAAATTCTGACGCGCCTGTTGCGGATTTGCCGCGAAGCCGCGGATCAGAGCGGCATCGCGGGCGCGCAACTTCACCTGGCGCGACTTGAGATTGAGCGATCCAATTACGATCACGCGCGCGAATTATTGGAGGAATGTCAGAGCATTCGAGAGCGACTCGACGATCAGGCGGGCTTGGCGGAAATCATGTTGGCGCAGTCGCGCATCGAGTATCGCTTTTTTCGCTACGATGAAGCCGAACGATTGGCGCTCCAAGCATTCGACATTTTAAAAACATTCCCCGTCACGCCCCAGTCCATTGTGGCGCTCAAACGGCTCGCTTTGTTTGCGCGAATGAAAAAAGACTACGACCGCGCTGAACAATATTGTCGCGAGGCAATTCTGTTTTGCGAGCAACTTCAGGATCGCGGTGAATTGGGGAGCACATTGTTTGTGCTGGCGCAACTACGCAAAGCACGCGGCGATCTGCAATCGGCGCGTGAGTATTCGGAGCAAAGCCGGGATTTGATGAGGATAATTGGCGCGCCCAAATCAGAAGCGTACGTGTTGGATTTCCTGGGATGGGTTTATGCCGACCTTGAATCTTACGAGTCCGCGTACCGCACCGGAAAACAAAGTCTCGATCTATTACGCGAATTACATGATGATACAGGAGTTGTATATGCTTGCCTGCACCTCGGCAAGACTCTCCGCAAAATGAATCGGCTTTCAGAAGCGTGTCAGCTGTGGGCAGAAGCACTACCCACAGCCGACAAATTGAAACTTCCGAATGCTGAGGAATTGCGCGCGTTGCTTGATCAGCATTGCGCCAAATCCGTTGCATAG
- a CDS encoding DUF58 domain-containing protein has product MLLTRQSLLLLLLTAPFLALGTLARELLILAVVYLLLVMIMIVTDYLLSPAPKDFETQRVNDTRLSLGADNLIIVRVTHRGRRATRLIARDEFPPQFAADHFTLGERETVDALARHSPFVIRNLPFAPLRPRETVEFRYHVRPPRRGDYRFGDTNLRWRGVLGMIVRQARYATGAPVKVYPNLLDIRKYQVLARRHHLTEMGLRQTRVLGRGAEFERLREYQPDDEFRRIDWKATARRSKPISREFETERSQTILALLDVGRMMRAPVENLAKLDYAVNAVLMLSYVAGLRGDKVGLIAFADEVTHFLTPRSGKGQFYRMLATLYGVESQPVESDYARAFAFLGAKHKKRSLVVVFTDLSSGLAVDTIVAQMASLRPRHLPLLVAISDPSVHDLARQRPRDSQSVYERVVAEQLLDERALLLESLRHRGVLTLDVPANQLTIAVVNRYLESKAVGRI; this is encoded by the coding sequence ATGCTCCTAACTCGTCAATCCTTGTTGCTTCTCTTGCTCACCGCGCCGTTCCTCGCGCTCGGTACGCTCGCACGCGAATTGCTGATCCTCGCGGTGGTGTATCTGTTGCTCGTGATGATCATGATCGTCACAGATTATTTGCTCTCGCCCGCGCCCAAAGATTTTGAGACGCAACGCGTCAACGACACGCGCCTCTCGCTCGGTGCGGACAATCTGATCATCGTGCGCGTGACGCATCGCGGTCGCCGCGCGACGCGCCTCATCGCGCGCGACGAATTCCCGCCGCAATTCGCCGCCGACCATTTTACATTAGGCGAGCGAGAGACTGTTGACGCGCTTGCCCGCCATTCGCCATTCGTCATTCGCAATTTGCCATTTGCTCCACTCCGTCCACGCGAAACCGTCGAATTCCGCTACCACGTTCGTCCGCCGCGGCGCGGCGATTATCGTTTCGGCGATACGAATCTGCGGTGGCGCGGCGTCCTGGGAATGATCGTGCGCCAAGCGCGCTATGCGACGGGCGCGCCGGTCAAGGTGTATCCGAACCTGCTCGACATTCGCAAGTACCAAGTTCTCGCGCGGCGGCATCACCTCACCGAGATGGGCTTGCGCCAAACGCGCGTCCTGGGTCGCGGCGCCGAGTTCGAGCGTTTGCGCGAGTACCAGCCGGATGACGAATTTCGCCGGATTGATTGGAAAGCGACCGCGCGGCGCAGCAAACCGATCAGCCGCGAATTCGAAACCGAGCGCAGTCAAACGATCCTCGCGTTGCTCGACGTGGGACGCATGATGCGCGCGCCGGTCGAGAATCTAGCCAAACTCGATTACGCGGTGAACGCGGTGTTGATGCTGTCGTACGTCGCGGGTTTGCGCGGTGACAAAGTCGGGCTGATCGCGTTCGCGGATGAAGTGACGCATTTTCTCACACCGCGCAGTGGCAAGGGACAATTCTATCGAATGCTCGCGACGTTGTACGGCGTCGAGTCGCAGCCGGTCGAATCGGATTACGCGCGCGCGTTCGCGTTTCTCGGCGCGAAACACAAAAAGCGTTCGCTCGTCGTCGTGTTCACCGATCTATCGTCCGGCTTGGCGGTGGATACGATTGTCGCGCAGATGGCGTCGTTGCGTCCGCGTCATTTGCCGCTCCTCGTCGCGATCAGCGATCCAAGCGTGCACGATCTCGCGCGCCAACGCCCGCGCGATTCGCAAAGTGTGTACGAGCGCGTCGTCGCGGAGCAACTGCTCGACGAGCGCGCGCTGTTGCTCGAATCGCTCCGACATCGCGGTGTGCTCACGCTCGACGTGCCGGCGAATCAGTTGACGATTGCGGTTGTGAATCGGTATTTGGAGTCGAAGGCAGTGGGACGAATTTAG
- a CDS encoding MoxR family ATPase — translation MTPNSFVQQTYQALCSQAAKALVGQETVFEQMVIALFARGHVLLEGVPGTAKTLAAKVLAHLISAEFKRVQFTPDLMPSDVVGTQVFDMASGKFFLKRGPAFTNILLADEINRAPAKTQSALLEAMEERQVTIEGDRYPLADPYMVLATQNPVEYEGTYPLPEAQLDRFMFKTVVNYLPPESETEILRRYHRGFDAHQLAQAGLEPVLTPEKIQRVREEINTVTVEDGILNYITAIADASRKSPDLALGGSPRASIALLLGAKTWAAMLGRAFVVPDDVKALVLPVYRHRIILKPEAEIEGFDADSVLKRILGKVEVPR, via the coding sequence ATGACACCCAACTCGTTCGTGCAACAAACTTATCAAGCTCTGTGCTCGCAAGCCGCGAAAGCGTTAGTCGGACAGGAAACCGTGTTCGAGCAAATGGTGATCGCGTTGTTCGCGCGCGGACACGTTTTGCTCGAAGGCGTACCTGGGACGGCGAAGACGCTCGCCGCCAAAGTGCTCGCGCATCTGATCAGCGCGGAATTCAAGCGCGTGCAATTTACGCCTGATCTGATGCCGTCGGATGTCGTCGGCACACAAGTGTTCGATATGGCGAGCGGGAAATTCTTTCTCAAGCGCGGTCCGGCGTTCACGAACATTCTGCTCGCGGATGAAATCAATCGCGCGCCGGCGAAGACCCAGTCCGCGTTGCTCGAAGCGATGGAAGAGCGGCAGGTGACGATTGAAGGCGACCGCTATCCGCTCGCCGACCCGTACATGGTGCTCGCGACGCAAAACCCGGTCGAGTACGAGGGCACATATCCGCTGCCCGAAGCGCAGTTAGATCGGTTCATGTTCAAAACGGTCGTGAATTATTTGCCGCCGGAATCCGAGACCGAAATTTTGCGTCGCTATCATCGCGGGTTCGACGCGCATCAACTCGCGCAAGCCGGACTGGAGCCGGTGTTGACGCCGGAAAAAATCCAGCGCGTGCGCGAGGAAATCAACACGGTCACGGTCGAAGACGGCATTCTGAATTACATCACCGCGATTGCGGACGCGTCGCGCAAATCGCCCGACCTCGCGCTGGGCGGCAGTCCGCGCGCGTCCATCGCGCTGTTGCTCGGCGCGAAAACCTGGGCGGCGATGCTGGGTCGCGCTTTCGTCGTGCCCGACGATGTAAAAGCATTGGTCCTGCCGGTGTATCGCCATCGCATCATCCTCAAACCCGAAGCGGAAATCGAAGGGTTCGACGCGGACAGTGTGCTGAAACGGATTCTCGGCAAAGTTGAAGTGCCCCGTTGA